In Rhizobium sp. N324, a single genomic region encodes these proteins:
- a CDS encoding peroxiredoxin-like family protein — translation MSTRSVDHPLQPGDRVPNVVFDAISREGKIALDDFRGHSPVLIGLFRGLHCPFCRRHVAAMAYLNPMLREKGVQSLAVVNTPVERARLYFRYHPIPDLLAASDPVRASHQAFGLREVGIDTAMAIRIDLPGELPEPMSVMAMDEFLNEKEGYQITEADQQMMTADHGQLVGQFLIDREGIVRWSFTEVLEAGLQTYTAPNSQELMSAASQVAH, via the coding sequence ATGTCCACACGCTCTGTCGACCATCCGCTACAACCGGGCGACCGGGTCCCAAACGTTGTGTTTGATGCGATCTCGCGCGAGGGGAAGATCGCGCTTGATGATTTTCGTGGCCACAGCCCGGTGTTGATCGGTTTGTTTCGCGGCCTGCATTGTCCGTTCTGCCGGCGCCATGTCGCGGCCATGGCATATCTCAACCCGATGCTGCGTGAGAAAGGCGTCCAATCCCTGGCGGTTGTAAACACCCCGGTCGAACGCGCGCGGCTCTATTTCCGTTACCATCCGATACCCGATCTCCTTGCTGCTTCCGACCCCGTGCGGGCTTCGCACCAAGCCTTCGGCTTGCGCGAGGTCGGGATCGACACGGCCATGGCGATACGGATCGATCTTCCGGGCGAATTGCCCGAGCCTATGAGCGTGATGGCAATGGACGAATTTCTCAACGAGAAGGAAGGATATCAAATTACCGAAGCCGATCAGCAGATGATGACGGCCGACCACGGGCAGCTTGTCGGTCAGTTCCTGATCGACCGGGAGGGCATCGTGCGCTGGAGCTTCACTGAAGTTCTGGAGGCCGGGCTCCAGACCTACACGGCACCGAATTCCCAGGAATTGATGTCGGCAGCTTCCCAAGTCGCACATTGA